From the genome of Candidatus Binatia bacterium, one region includes:
- a CDS encoding amidohydrolase family protein — protein MSKKMNEIDRRQCLRVLAGAAAAAFAGCGRSGDYTPEDAVSLDRQIEAEAAASGQGPYGPLTVQGYRGLASLPYFEVNSDGLLQLKVTGLPRFVDFHVHLGMNFLFAPDIDLMRRTPRIEYMLDCDRHDPGCRLDLDVYINSAFTPEMHDDLEREARGQILFGSNAAATHTIPNLLAEMDAIGCERVNILPIAVGLPFGDDLTERWLAAIRAAHAGNRLTPFASVHPSDGRWRERLRAAAAQGVQGLKVHPEMQRVFPDDPDMMPIYAECERLGLVVIFHGGRSGIEPTFMRKYALIRRYVGAVRAFPRVQFVMGHAGARDVADAMELSRTYPNVWLEITGQGVTQLDRIIAQVGTERLLFGSDWPFYPLAATLAKVLIVTEKRPEARRAILRANADRVFALSAATRA, from the coding sequence ATGAGCAAGAAGATGAATGAAATCGACCGTCGCCAGTGTTTGCGAGTGCTCGCCGGGGCGGCTGCGGCGGCGTTTGCCGGGTGTGGCCGCTCCGGCGACTACACGCCGGAAGATGCGGTGTCCTTGGACCGGCAGATCGAGGCGGAGGCGGCCGCGTCCGGGCAAGGCCCCTACGGGCCCCTGACCGTGCAGGGTTATCGCGGCCTTGCCAGCCTGCCTTATTTCGAGGTCAACTCCGACGGGCTGCTGCAACTCAAGGTGACGGGCCTGCCGCGGTTCGTCGACTTCCACGTCCACCTCGGCATGAACTTTCTGTTCGCGCCGGACATCGACCTGATGAGGCGCACCCCACGCATCGAGTATATGCTCGATTGCGACCGCCACGACCCCGGGTGTCGCCTCGACCTCGACGTCTATATCAACAGTGCCTTTACGCCGGAGATGCACGACGATCTCGAACGCGAAGCCCGCGGTCAGATCCTGTTCGGCAGTAACGCCGCGGCAACCCACACGATCCCGAACCTGCTGGCGGAAATGGACGCGATCGGCTGCGAGCGCGTGAACATCCTGCCGATTGCGGTCGGCCTGCCGTTTGGCGACGATCTGACCGAGCGTTGGCTGGCGGCGATCCGTGCGGCCCACGCCGGAAACCGGCTGACCCCGTTTGCCTCGGTGCACCCGTCGGACGGACGTTGGCGCGAGCGCCTGCGGGCTGCGGCAGCTCAGGGGGTGCAGGGCCTCAAGGTCCATCCCGAGATGCAGCGCGTCTTCCCTGACGATCCGGACATGATGCCGATCTATGCCGAGTGCGAACGACTGGGTCTCGTCGTCATCTTCCATGGCGGCCGATCCGGCATCGAACCGACGTTCATGCGCAAGTACGCCCTCATCCGGCGCTACGTGGGTGCCGTGCGGGCGTTTCCGCGCGTTCAGTTTGTCATGGGACATGCCGGCGCCCGCGACGTCGCCGACGCCATGGAGCTGTCGCGAACCTATCCCAACGTCTGGCTGGAGATCACCGGGCAGGGTGTCACGCAACTCGATCGGATCATTGCGCAGGTCGGTACCGAGCGGCTGCTGTTCGGCAGCGATTGGCCCTTCTACCCGCTGGCCGCCACGCTGGCGAAGGTCCTCATTGTGACGGAGAAGCGGCCGGAGGCACGCCGCGCGATCCTGCGTGCCAATGCGGATCGCGTGTTCGCATTATCGGCGGCGACGCGGGCGTGA